The Winogradskyella schleiferi genome contains the following window.
TTCAGATTTAACTGCGGAACATATAGAACTTTTAAATTCTGAAAATACCTTCACAATTACTACTGGTCATCAACTGAATTTATTTACGGGACCACTTTATTTTCTATACAAAATTATTTCAACAATAAACCTGACCGAACAATTAAAGGAAATTTATCCTAAAAATAATTTTGTGCCAATTTATTGGATGGCTTCTGAAGACCACGATTTTGAGGAAATCAATTATTTCAACTTTAAAGGCAAGAAGATACAGTGGAATTCTGAGCAAACTGGTGCTGTTGGTCATTTTAATACGGAAGGTTTAGCGGACGTTTTCGATGTTATTTCATCTGAATTTGGAGCAGGAAAGAATGCAGAACAACTAAAAACTTGGTTTAAAGAAGCTTATCTAAATCATGATGATTTGGCGGATGCCACTCGCTACTTAGCGAACGAATTGTTTGGCGAATACGGATTGGTGATTTTAGATGCTGATGATAAAGAATTGAAACGTTTGTTCATTCCACAGATGAAAAATGAATTGCTAGAAAAAGTAGCTTTTGAAACCGTTTCAGAAACTAATAAAAACCTGGAAGCCTTAGGATTGAAAATTCAGGTTAACCCAAGGGAAATAAATCTGTTTTATATTAAAGACGGTTTACGGGAACGTATTGTTGAAATTGATGGCAACTATCAAGTTTTGGAAAGTGACATGAGTTGGAGCGAGGATGAGTTGCTTCAACATTTAGACGAGTTTCCTGAAAGATTTTCGCCCAACGTTATTATGAGACCGCTTTACCAAGAAGTTATTTTACCAAACCTCTGTTAC
Protein-coding sequences here:
- the bshC gene encoding bacillithiol biosynthesis cysteine-adding enzyme BshC, with the translated sequence MPTDYIPFRETNYFSNFICDYLDQNPELKDFYHHFPNLENFEAQIEEKRQSGHVSESHRKILVNTLKSQYKNLETSDLTAEHIELLNSENTFTITTGHQLNLFTGPLYFLYKIISTINLTEQLKEIYPKNNFVPIYWMASEDHDFEEINYFNFKGKKIQWNSEQTGAVGHFNTEGLADVFDVISSEFGAGKNAEQLKTWFKEAYLNHDDLADATRYLANELFGEYGLVILDADDKELKRLFIPQMKNELLEKVAFETVSETNKNLEALGLKIQVNPREINLFYIKDGLRERIVEIDGNYQVLESDMSWSEDELLQHLDEFPERFSPNVIMRPLYQEVILPNLCYIGGGGELIYWLQLKSNFETQNVTFPMLLLRNSALVKSKKQAEKQEILNISDKDLFLDRHSFINKKVRKISNIDIDFSEQIEHLESQFKHLFELAEQTDKSFYGAVKAQEVKQIKGLKHLEKRLLKAQKRKLADQIERSTELQEQLFPNQSLQERTINFSELYLEYGADLIPELKNALTPLKGEFLILNLK